The Candidatus Dadabacteria bacterium genomic sequence CTCGACGGAGGGCATATCGTATACTGCGTCTTCCCTGCAGAGTGGCATAAAACTATATCGGTTGCCACGGTTCTTTTTCTTGTAATAATGGGAGTGGGAACGGCGCCTCTGGTGGAGTTTGCGGATTATCTGGGCTTATGGATGCTGGGCAGTCTTCCTGAATGGCTTATGTTTGAGGGCTGGGTCGGCTGGCTTTTCTGGGCGATACTGCTTCTGCTGCTCGGAACGTCCCATCCGCCGACACTCTCAAGTGATACCGAGATCGGTTCGGGAAGAAAGAAGCTTGCTTTTCTCTCGTTGCTTATTTTCATTTCCTGTTTTACCCCTGTTCCAATCAGTATTGTAGAGTTTGGTTAAGCCGTTTTGCGTTTAGTTAAAAAATCTGTTACAATCACCTTGATCGGTTGGATTGAGGGTGAGGATTTGGGTGAAAACCAGGGTGGTTCACATGCGGGAATACGATTCAGCCGGTAACTTGATTTAAACAACTTCACTATTGCGAGGAGATTAGCAAATGGCGAAAAATACTTTGTCCGTGACGGACAACAGAACAGGTAAAACGTACGAACTGCCTATAGAAAACGACACCATAAAAGCCACTGACCTTCGCCAGATAAGGGTTAAGGACGAAGACTTTGGCATGATGAGTTACGACCCCGCTTTCGGGAATACCGCTTCGTGCAAAAGCAGGGTTACCTTCATTGACGGAGAAAAGGGAATCCTGAGATACAGGGGATACCCGATAGAAGAGCTGGCGAAAAAAAGCAACTTTCTCGAAGTCGCCTATCTCCTTATTCACGGTGAGTTGCCTAACAAATCGGAATACGATAGCTGGGTTCACGACATAACGCATCACACCTACGTGCATGAAAACATAAGGAAGCTCATGGATGGATTCCGCTACGACGCGCATCCGATGGGCATGCTTCTTGCGACCGTCGGGGCCCTTTCAACCTTCTATCCGGATGCAAAGGACATATTCGATACCGACGTGCAGAAAATTGAGATGAGAAGACTTATAGCGAAGACGCCGACCATAGCAGGATTCTCCTACAGGCATATCATGGGTCTTCCATACGTATACCCCGACAACGAACTCAGCTACGCCGGGAATTTCCTCTCAATGATGTTCAAGATGACCGAGGCCAAGTATGAGCCGAATCCGGCGATAGAAAAGGCTATAGATGTTCTCTTCATCCTCCATGCCGACCACGAGCAGAACTGCAGCGCAAGCGCGATGAGAAACGTCGCAAGCTCACATCCGGATCCTTACTCTGCGGCGGCCGCGGCGATTGCCGCCCTGTACGGTCCTCTTCACGGCGGAGCGAACGAGGCAGTGCTTGAAATGCTTGCCGACATAGGTTCAATTGACAAAATTCCGCAGTACATAGAAAGGGCCAAGAAAGGAGAATTCAGGCTCATGGGCTTCGGACACAGGGTGTACAAGGCTTACGACCCG encodes the following:
- a CDS encoding citrate synthase — protein: MAKNTLSVTDNRTGKTYELPIENDTIKATDLRQIRVKDEDFGMMSYDPAFGNTASCKSRVTFIDGEKGILRYRGYPIEELAKKSNFLEVAYLLIHGELPNKSEYDSWVHDITHHTYVHENIRKLMDGFRYDAHPMGMLLATVGALSTFYPDAKDIFDTDVQKIEMRRLIAKTPTIAGFSYRHIMGLPYVYPDNELSYAGNFLSMMFKMTEAKYEPNPAIEKAIDVLFILHADHEQNCSASAMRNVASSHPDPYSAAAAAIAALYGPLHGGANEAVLEMLADIGSIDKIPQYIERAKKGEFRLMGFGHRVYKAYDPRAAIIKDIAHDVFEVTGKNPLLDIALELERIALEDDYFVRRRLYPNVDFYSGLIYQSIGLPTSMFTVLFAIARMAGWLAQWLELLNDPETRIARPRQVYLGEDNRKYVAMSRRRKKK